The Arenibacter algicola region CTGTGGTACCACCTGTTATCCTTACTTCTCAGTACTAAATCGGCATCAAGGACCCTATTATAAGTGTTGGGCCTAAGGCGATCTTCCAAGGTAGGTCTGCCAAAAATACTGGGGTGGTAATATTTCAGGGAATCACTTTCCGTTACCCCCAAACTTTCTTTGTTGACAAAGGTCATGGAAAAACTGGATTGTTCGTGAAACATTCTTTGAACCGTGGCCACGGTATAGTTTTGGGCAGGTAATCCCAATTCCAACATTTTCTTTGTATGCATATTCATGACCCCTAAGCGCCATTTTTCGTTTATAGTTCCACTAAGTCTAGCCCCATACATTATAGGTACTTTCTGGGGAATTCCGGTAGAATCCTGGATAATACCGATACGTCTGGAGAAAAAGGGTCTGGCCGAATCAAAACCGGCATTGTCAAAAAGGTCGCTATTTTCTAGGAAAAATTGTCTGCGTTCCGGGAACCTAAATTCGAACCTTGATAAATTTAGTATTTGTTCATCGACTTCTATTTGGGAGAAATCGGGATTCACCGTAAGGTCTAAATTCATTGATGGGCTAATGCTTACTTTGGCATCAAATCCAGTCTGTAGTTCTGTTGAGGAATCTGTTGGGTCTACCTCCCTATCTTCGAATGCACCTCCAGAGATATAAGGGATAAGTGAAATGTTGGAACTGGCCTTGGGAATAGGACCCTCCCAAATAAGCTGCCCCGCATAGGCAAAGGTACCGGTATAGAATTGTCGTGGTGTACGTACCCAGGCCGACTTTATATTCCGTTTTTTATCCAAACGATCAAAAGTAACGTTCCATTCCTTAACATCACTCTTGTATTTAAAACTTTTGAACGGGATTGCCAATTCGGCAATCCACTTGTCCTCGTATCTAACAACCTTGGAGTACCATTTATTGTCCCAATATATATTGAAGGCGTTTTCTCCATTTCCGCCACTGGATACAGTTCCCTCTCTCTGGGCCCCTATGGCAGTTACATTAAAGAAATACCCGTTTAAACGGTCATTGTACGGTCCAAATATAAAGGAAACATTATCGTTGATGGAGTAACTAAAATCCCTTCTAAGGGTGCTCACTACATCTGGCGTGTCATCGTCATAACATACAAAGGATACATATAGAAACTCGTCGTTGTAAGTCATCCGAGCCTCTGTTTGAAAAGGGGAGGGCAAACTATCTACCGGAAAGTTTTGATACCAATCATCAGCTACGTCGGCTTCCTTCCAGGCATTTTCATCCAGAACCCCGTCCAGCACGATGTCGCCATGGAACTTTTTGATCTTCAATTTTGTGCCCGGTAGATTTTGGGCATAAATAATGGAAGATAAAAAAAGTAAGGTCAAATGTAAGCAATACTTCATTTGTTCCCGGTTTTATGGTTGGTTTTGGGCTATATGTACTAAAGATAAACTATTTATAGCTATTATTTCTA contains the following coding sequences:
- a CDS encoding carbohydrate binding family 9 domain-containing protein, which encodes MKYCLHLTLLFLSSIIYAQNLPGTKLKIKKFHGDIVLDGVLDENAWKEADVADDWYQNFPVDSLPSPFQTEARMTYNDEFLYVSFVCYDDDTPDVVSTLRRDFSYSINDNVSFIFGPYNDRLNGYFFNVTAIGAQREGTVSSGGNGENAFNIYWDNKWYSKVVRYEDKWIAELAIPFKSFKYKSDVKEWNVTFDRLDKKRNIKSAWVRTPRQFYTGTFAYAGQLIWEGPIPKASSNISLIPYISGGAFEDREVDPTDSSTELQTGFDAKVSISPSMNLDLTVNPDFSQIEVDEQILNLSRFEFRFPERRQFFLENSDLFDNAGFDSARPFFSRRIGIIQDSTGIPQKVPIMYGARLSGTINEKWRLGVMNMHTKKMLELGLPAQNYTVATVQRMFHEQSSFSMTFVNKESLGVTESDSLKYYHPSIFGRPTLEDRLRPNTYNRVLDADLVLRSKDNRWYHSSFLAQSFDNRNKAKTMSGSAFFQYSDRSLLANLGAFFVDKNFNAEVGYVPGSMVYPGQMGYYSEVAYKIYPENNSLLYSGPQARINDTYLPNGNLVDREFAIGYVFDFKNSANLTFDLAHIFQQLTFDFNPVNNVESRKFLEGEEYRWNTISASYQSNTVKKMNFLLNSTYGGFYNGTNLNISGQLDMRFQPYVNIAMRFDYNNLKLDEDYGEAELFLLGPKLDVTFTDKLFFTGYYQYNNLTDNMNLNARFQWRYKPASDFYIVYTENYFPSNFTSKNRALVFKLTYWINL